A genomic region of Rhodococcus sp. B50 contains the following coding sequences:
- a CDS encoding DUF3560 domain-containing protein, with the protein MDALDAKADRKAGTAEAAWAADQAAHDALPEGGEPIKVGHHSEARHRRAVEKSWNALGKAVAAEREAAAARGRADAAAETTDRRYAPVTVARRIDKLTAELRRLERDRDGYTRTLHTNQQTGHKYVETHEAATRDYRERVLAEIEHTADELAYWEGVRAHQITAGTAAAYSRDVVAVGDLVRYAGHFHRVLKVNAKSVTVGSIVGGSWTDRVPYTEIRGLRDADGQVVRIVDGTRVTEPETSTETGAA; encoded by the coding sequence GTGGACGCTCTCGATGCCAAGGCCGACCGTAAGGCCGGCACCGCCGAGGCCGCGTGGGCCGCCGACCAGGCCGCGCATGATGCGCTGCCCGAGGGTGGCGAGCCGATCAAGGTCGGCCACCACAGCGAGGCCCGGCACCGCCGCGCGGTGGAAAAGTCCTGGAACGCGCTCGGCAAGGCCGTGGCAGCCGAGCGTGAGGCCGCAGCCGCGCGGGGCCGCGCCGACGCCGCCGCCGAGACCACCGACCGTCGGTACGCCCCGGTCACCGTCGCGCGCCGGATCGACAAGCTCACCGCCGAGCTGCGCCGCCTCGAACGTGACCGCGACGGATACACCCGGACGCTGCACACCAACCAGCAGACCGGCCACAAGTACGTCGAGACCCACGAAGCTGCAACCAGGGACTACCGCGAGCGGGTACTCGCCGAGATCGAGCACACCGCCGACGAGCTCGCCTACTGGGAAGGCGTGCGCGCGCATCAGATCACCGCAGGCACCGCCGCCGCCTACAGCCGCGACGTTGTGGCCGTGGGCGATCTGGTGCGGTACGCAGGGCACTTCCACCGAGTCCTCAAGGTCAATGCGAAATCGGTGACCGTCGGCTCGATCGTCGGAGGTTCGTGGACAGATCGCGTCCCCTACACCGAGATCCGGGGACTGCGCGATGCCGACGGCCAGGTGGTGCGGATCGTCGACGGCACGCGGGTGACCGAACCTGAGACCAGCACCGAGACCGGCGCGGCTTGA